One window of Candidatus Caccoplasma merdavium genomic DNA carries:
- a CDS encoding PCMD domain-containing protein produces MIKKSLLIGAFCFPLVLWAQAPAEMTERVELIPYGDMERWTTRVIKESALLGGATKEVYHLGPEQTITGAEPWVRESSDSPWGGSSVWASPVGIDKVSVTVFPEEREPGNRCARLEVRKETCKALGMVNITVVATGSVFLGAVKEPVKNAKNPQGKLDQGIPFTQRPKALQLDYKLQLADQLVKATGLRSSEIEGKDNAEISLYLIQRWEDEEGNVYARRVGTAYHKFAESVAEWQNGYRIPIYYGDISQESCYTPEMALVLPDGPRYTTNSRGENVPIQVVGWADADAQPTHLMLRISSGDKGAFIGAVGTCFWIDNVSLVY; encoded by the coding sequence ATGATAAAAAAGAGTTTGTTGATAGGTGCATTTTGTTTTCCCCTCGTTTTGTGGGCACAGGCACCCGCTGAGATGACCGAGCGGGTCGAGTTGATTCCTTACGGTGATATGGAGCGCTGGACGACGCGCGTCATCAAGGAGTCGGCCCTGCTGGGCGGTGCCACCAAGGAGGTATATCACTTAGGCCCTGAGCAGACCATCACCGGCGCCGAGCCGTGGGTGCGGGAGTCGAGCGACTCCCCGTGGGGCGGGTCGAGCGTGTGGGCCAGCCCCGTGGGTATCGACAAGGTGAGCGTTACCGTCTTTCCCGAGGAGCGAGAGCCGGGAAACCGGTGTGCGCGGCTCGAAGTGCGCAAGGAGACCTGCAAGGCTCTCGGTATGGTGAACATTACGGTGGTCGCCACCGGTTCGGTGTTTCTGGGTGCGGTAAAAGAGCCCGTGAAGAATGCCAAGAATCCGCAAGGGAAACTCGACCAGGGAATTCCTTTTACTCAACGACCCAAAGCGTTGCAACTCGACTATAAATTGCAGTTGGCCGACCAGTTGGTGAAGGCCACCGGCCTCCGCTCGTCGGAGATTGAAGGCAAGGACAATGCCGAGATAAGCCTCTATCTCATACAACGCTGGGAAGACGAGGAGGGCAATGTCTATGCCCGTCGGGTGGGAACGGCCTACCACAAGTTTGCCGAGTCTGTTGCCGAGTGGCAGAACGGCTATCGCATACCCATCTATTACGGCGACATCAGCCAGGAATCTTGTTACACCCCCGAGATGGCACTTGTCTTGCCCGACGGCCCCCGCTACACGACCAACAGCCGGGGCGAGAATGTGCCCATACAGGTGGTGGGTTGGGCCGACGCCGATGCACAGCCCACGCATCTGATGCTGCGCATCTCTTCGGGCGACAAGGGCGCTTTTATAGGTGCTGTGGGTACCTGCTTCTGGATAGACAATGTTTCGCTCGTGTATTGA
- a CDS encoding DUF5041 domain-containing protein, with amino-acid sequence MKHLFLTLLFASLLLPINAKEKEPRIKADKITHTDIINVLEEMDIHIAHFDLSELDQKEYNINFYIDEYRLGEKTNRIANFKIGRNRQDLPEKADERAAFIKSLNLDISKKAKYWTLNQMSIYVTPESDSTVTITMSCPLGSINKQVKIEALPQNKKPIYDFRTFEIAPITENTQEIPLIIYNSYFFDEKHNMSRSCYGNITAEMTEEIFDRLPHYYVMGITLKEIEKQHKR; translated from the coding sequence ATGAAACACTTATTCCTGACATTATTATTTGCAAGCTTATTATTACCCATCAATGCCAAAGAGAAAGAGCCTCGCATAAAAGCTGACAAGATTACCCACACAGATATCATAAATGTCCTCGAAGAAATGGACATACACATAGCCCATTTCGATTTGAGCGAACTCGACCAAAAAGAATACAATATCAACTTCTATATCGATGAATACAGACTCGGGGAAAAAACCAACCGTATCGCCAATTTCAAAATAGGACGAAACCGGCAAGACCTGCCTGAAAAGGCCGATGAACGTGCTGCATTCATAAAGTCTCTTAACCTCGACATCTCAAAAAAGGCGAAATATTGGACACTAAATCAGATGAGCATATACGTTACACCGGAAAGCGATTCTACCGTGACCATCACCATGAGCTGTCCTCTTGGGTCGATTAACAAACAAGTAAAAATTGAGGCCCTCCCTCAAAACAAAAAACCCATATACGATTTTCGCACATTCGAAATTGCCCCGATAACGGAAAATACGCAAGAAATTCCTCTCATTATCTACAACTCTTACTTCTTCGATGAGAAGCACAACATGTCCCGCTCATGCTACGGAAACATTACCGCAGAAATGACAGAAGAGATTTTCGATAGACTCCCACACTATTATGTCATGGGAATTACGCTCAAAGAAATAGAAAAACAGCATAAGCGATAA
- a CDS encoding GNAT family N-acetyltransferase, translating into MTIEYKETKEFTAEELERLFLSVKWSSGAYPDRLVVALRNSDTVLSAWDGQRLVGLINVLDDSIMTAYIHYLLVDPEYQGHGIGRELTRRVLDRYKDYLRILLVSYEDGVAFYESLGFKTGHGKYPMFVTTLTT; encoded by the coding sequence ATGACTATCGAATACAAAGAGACGAAAGAGTTCACCGCCGAAGAGCTGGAACGGCTGTTCCTCTCGGTCAAATGGTCGTCGGGAGCCTACCCCGACCGGTTGGTCGTCGCCCTGCGCAACTCCGACACCGTACTCTCGGCCTGGGACGGCCAGCGGCTCGTCGGCCTCATCAACGTACTCGACGACAGCATCATGACCGCTTATATCCACTATCTGCTCGTCGACCCCGAGTACCAGGGTCACGGCATAGGCCGGGAACTGACCCGCCGGGTGCTCGACCGATACAAAGACTACCTGCGCATACTGCTCGTCTCCTATGAAGACGGCGTAGCCTTCTACGAATCGCTGGGCTTCAAGACCGGACACGGAAAGTACCCCATGTTTGTCACCACGCTCACCACATAG
- a CDS encoding calcium-translocating P-type ATPase, PMCA-type, whose amino-acid sequence MEQKHTYTGLTDEQVAESRRLHGENVLTPPKKKSVWILFLEKFNDPIIKILLIALLLSVGVAVYEFVSLGHGAEVFFEPAGIFVAVILATAVGFFFELSANKKFDILNQVNDDVPVKVIRNGNICEISKKEVVVDDIVVLELGEEVPADAVLLESVSLQINESTLTGEPVVSKTTNEDDFDADATYPSNEVLRGTTVVDGHGVCRITAVGDATEYGKVYEGSQIQNDTKTPLNRQLDGLGRLISYASYTIAGLIIVARLVLFFMQNTSPDWTETLTYIFQTLMIAITLVVVSVPEGLPMSIVLSLALSMKRMLATNNLVRKMHACETMGAVSVICTDKTGTLTKNQMQVAQADFWALGDRSLSDNELGNLIREGIAVNSTAFLDESGEKPRVIGNPTEGALLLWLKAQGENYLTLREEAAVSDQLTFSTERKYMATIVESPLLGKKVLYVKGAPEIVLGESRRALTAKGLIPAADYKTTVDEQLLAYQSQAMRTLGFAYQILDDDQPRFADGRLCNVDLTFIGIVAISDPVRDDVPAAIKSCLDAGVAVKIVTGDTPGTAREIGRQIGLWLPSDSDANLMTGVQFAATSDEELLRRLPDIKIISRARPMDKERLVRLLQKLGYVVAVTGDGTNDAPALNAAQVGLSMGDGTTVAKEASSITILDNSFRSITRAVMWGRSLYQNIQRFLLFQMTVNVVACLIVLIGAFLGTQSPLTVTQMLWVNLIMDTFAAMALASLPPSERVMKDKPRRQTDFIITRPMAIDIIGIGVFFVLILFGLLQYFKYEEVTSLAQFDVRAFFADYFRFENVAHALSPYELTVFFTVFVMFQFWNMFNAKAFATNASALCGLSHSQTFVGVAAIILVGQIIIVSVGGQMFGVTPLPVMDWIYIIVSTSFILWLGELYRLVKKLFKVKF is encoded by the coding sequence ATGGAACAGAAGCATACCTACACGGGTCTGACCGATGAACAGGTCGCCGAGAGCCGTCGTTTGCACGGGGAAAATGTGTTGACTCCGCCCAAGAAAAAATCGGTGTGGATACTTTTCTTGGAAAAATTCAATGACCCCATCATCAAGATATTGTTGATAGCCCTGTTGCTTTCGGTGGGTGTGGCCGTGTATGAGTTTGTGAGTCTCGGACATGGAGCCGAAGTCTTTTTCGAGCCGGCGGGTATTTTTGTGGCGGTGATACTGGCCACGGCCGTAGGCTTCTTCTTTGAATTGAGCGCCAACAAGAAATTCGACATACTCAATCAGGTCAATGACGATGTGCCGGTGAAGGTGATTCGCAACGGCAATATCTGTGAAATATCCAAGAAAGAGGTCGTTGTCGACGATATTGTCGTACTCGAACTGGGCGAGGAGGTGCCGGCCGATGCCGTGTTGCTCGAAAGCGTCTCGCTGCAAATCAACGAGTCGACCCTCACCGGTGAGCCGGTGGTCTCCAAAACCACCAATGAAGACGACTTCGATGCCGATGCCACCTATCCGTCGAACGAGGTGTTGCGAGGAACCACCGTGGTCGACGGGCACGGCGTGTGCCGCATCACCGCCGTGGGTGACGCCACCGAGTATGGCAAGGTGTATGAGGGCTCGCAGATACAGAACGATACCAAGACGCCTCTCAACCGCCAGCTCGACGGGCTGGGACGTCTCATCTCTTATGCCAGCTACACGATAGCCGGCCTGATTATTGTGGCGCGGCTCGTCTTGTTCTTCATGCAGAACACTTCGCCCGACTGGACCGAGACGCTTACCTACATCTTCCAGACCCTCATGATTGCCATCACGCTCGTCGTGGTTTCGGTGCCCGAGGGATTGCCCATGAGCATCGTGCTGAGCCTGGCGTTGAGCATGAAACGCATGCTGGCCACCAACAACCTGGTGCGCAAGATGCACGCCTGCGAGACGATGGGGGCGGTGTCGGTCATCTGCACCGACAAGACCGGTACCCTCACCAAGAACCAGATGCAGGTGGCTCAGGCCGATTTCTGGGCGCTGGGTGACCGCTCGCTCTCCGACAACGAACTGGGCAACCTCATACGCGAAGGCATTGCCGTCAACTCGACCGCTTTCCTCGATGAGTCCGGTGAGAAACCCCGTGTCATCGGCAACCCCACCGAAGGGGCGTTGCTCTTGTGGTTGAAGGCACAAGGCGAGAATTACCTCACGCTGCGCGAAGAGGCTGCGGTGTCCGACCAGTTGACGTTCTCGACCGAACGCAAATATATGGCCACCATCGTCGAGTCGCCTCTCTTGGGCAAAAAGGTGCTGTATGTCAAGGGGGCTCCCGAGATTGTCCTGGGAGAGAGCCGCCGCGCCCTCACCGCGAAGGGCTTGATACCGGCGGCCGATTACAAGACGACGGTCGATGAGCAACTTCTCGCTTACCAGTCGCAGGCCATGCGCACCTTGGGATTTGCCTATCAGATTCTCGACGATGACCAGCCCCGTTTTGCCGACGGCCGGTTGTGCAACGTCGACCTCACCTTTATCGGCATCGTCGCCATTTCCGACCCTGTGCGCGACGATGTCCCCGCCGCCATCAAGTCGTGCCTCGACGCAGGTGTGGCGGTGAAGATTGTTACCGGCGACACGCCGGGAACCGCCCGGGAGATAGGCCGCCAGATAGGCTTGTGGCTTCCGTCCGACAGTGACGCCAACCTGATGACCGGCGTGCAGTTTGCTGCTACGTCCGATGAGGAACTCTTGCGTCGCCTGCCCGACATAAAGATTATCTCCCGTGCCCGTCCCATGGACAAGGAGCGGCTCGTGCGCCTCTTGCAGAAACTCGGCTATGTCGTGGCGGTGACCGGTGACGGTACCAACGATGCTCCGGCCCTCAATGCCGCACAGGTGGGCCTTTCGATGGGCGACGGCACGACAGTGGCCAAGGAGGCGAGCAGCATCACGATTCTCGACAACTCGTTCCGCAGCATCACGCGGGCGGTGATGTGGGGGCGTTCGCTTTACCAGAACATACAACGCTTCCTCCTTTTCCAGATGACTGTCAACGTGGTGGCCTGTCTCATCGTGCTCATCGGCGCGTTCCTCGGCACGCAATCGCCGCTCACCGTCACGCAGATGTTGTGGGTGAACCTCATCATGGATACCTTTGCCGCCATGGCGCTGGCCTCCCTGCCGCCGAGCGAACGGGTGATGAAAGACAAGCCCCGCCGCCAGACCGATTTCATCATCACCCGACCGATGGCCATCGACATTATCGGCATAGGCGTGTTCTTTGTCTTGATACTTTTCGGACTGTTGCAGTATTTCAAATACGAGGAGGTGACCTCTCTTGCCCAGTTTGACGTGCGGGCGTTTTTTGCCGACTATTTCCGTTTCGAGAATGTCGCTCATGCCCTTTCGCCCTATGAGCTGACCGTCTTCTTTACCGTGTTTGTCATGTTCCAGTTCTGGAATATGTTCAATGCCAAGGCTTTTGCCACCAACGCGTCGGCGTTGTGCGGGCTTTCCCATAGCCAGACGTTTGTGGGGGTGGCCGCCATCATCTTGGTGGGGCAGATAATCATCGTTTCCGTGGGCGGACAGATGTTTGGCGTTACGCCGCTGCCGGTGATGGACTGGATTTATATCATCGTGTCTACCTCGTTTATCTTGTGGCTCGGTGAGTTGTACCGGTTGGTGAAGAAACTTTTCAAAGTGAAATTCTGA
- the fabD gene encoding ACP S-malonyltransferase: MKAFVFPGQGAQFVGMGKELYDNNSEAKAMFEKANEILGFRITDLMFAGTDEDLRQTKVTQPAIFLHSVILAKTMGDAFCPEMVAGHSLGEFSALVAAGALSFEDGVRLVAARARAMQKACEATPSTMAAVLALPDEKIEEICASVTEGVVVPANYNCPGQVVISGDEKGIDAACEKMLAAGAKRALKLKVGGAFHSPIMEPARAELAEAIAHTQFFEPKCPVYQNVSAQAVTDPAAIKANLIAQLTAPVRWTQSVLNMIADGATSFTEVGPGSVLQGLIKKINKEVETAGVQ; encoded by the coding sequence ATGAAAGCATTTGTATTTCCGGGACAAGGCGCCCAATTCGTAGGTATGGGCAAAGAGCTGTATGACAACAACAGCGAAGCCAAAGCCATGTTTGAGAAAGCCAACGAGATATTAGGCTTCCGCATCACCGACCTGATGTTTGCCGGTACCGACGAGGATCTGCGCCAAACCAAAGTGACGCAACCCGCCATCTTCCTGCACTCGGTGATTCTTGCCAAAACCATGGGCGACGCCTTCTGCCCCGAAATGGTAGCCGGCCACTCGCTCGGTGAATTTTCGGCACTTGTAGCTGCCGGTGCCCTCTCGTTCGAAGACGGTGTGCGCCTGGTTGCCGCCCGTGCCCGCGCCATGCAGAAAGCCTGCGAAGCCACGCCCTCGACGATGGCCGCCGTCTTGGCTCTCCCCGATGAGAAAATCGAAGAGATTTGCGCTTCGGTCACCGAAGGCGTTGTCGTTCCCGCCAACTATAACTGCCCGGGACAAGTCGTTATCTCGGGCGACGAAAAAGGCATCGACGCTGCTTGCGAAAAGATGCTCGCCGCCGGTGCCAAACGTGCTCTGAAACTGAAAGTGGGCGGGGCCTTCCACTCGCCCATCATGGAGCCGGCCCGTGCCGAACTGGCCGAAGCCATCGCCCACACCCAATTCTTCGAGCCGAAATGCCCCGTTTACCAAAACGTGAGCGCACAGGCTGTCACCGATCCCGCCGCCATCAAAGCCAACCTGATAGCCCAACTTACGGCTCCCGTTCGCTGGACACAATCGGTACTCAACATGATTGCCGACGGCGCCACCTCGTTTACCGAAGTAGGTCCCGGCAGCGTACTGCAAGGCCTCATCAAGAAAATCAACAAAGAGGTCGAAACGGCAGGTGTTCAGTAA
- a CDS encoding DUF5041 domain-containing protein produces MKRLLLIGLLATVLLPLAAQKKERSVEIIYPTDNVYNIFDAMGVKIANFDLSALRNETYKLTLYIDEYKNGKKVKRDYELTIGDNWQPLPEDADKRKEFIKKKNLDVPRKATRWHIDKMNIYLVPKNDSISKIVIRTPRRNAIKEVRLQAVPQYYYKLIRYDFRPFAIAPLTDQQRQVIPLAIYNSFWFDPKIDICRSCYGDITASMSEEVFTLSPHYYVIGIRLDKREK; encoded by the coding sequence ATGAAACGCCTGTTGCTTATCGGCCTGCTGGCAACCGTTCTTCTCCCGCTGGCGGCACAAAAAAAAGAACGGTCGGTAGAAATCATCTATCCCACCGACAATGTGTACAACATATTCGATGCTATGGGGGTAAAAATTGCAAACTTCGACCTGAGCGCACTTCGCAACGAGACCTACAAACTCACCCTCTACATCGACGAATACAAGAATGGTAAAAAAGTAAAACGCGACTACGAACTTACCATCGGAGACAACTGGCAACCCCTACCCGAAGATGCCGACAAGCGCAAAGAATTTATCAAAAAGAAAAATCTCGATGTTCCGAGAAAAGCCACACGCTGGCACATTGATAAAATGAACATCTATCTCGTACCCAAAAACGACAGTATCTCAAAAATAGTTATTCGCACACCGCGAAGGAATGCGATAAAAGAAGTGCGGTTGCAGGCCGTACCCCAATATTACTACAAGCTGATACGCTATGATTTCCGCCCCTTCGCCATAGCACCTCTTACCGACCAACAACGGCAGGTGATACCCTTGGCCATTTACAACTCCTTCTGGTTCGATCCGAAAATCGACATATGCCGCTCTTGCTACGGCGACATTACAGCCAGTATGAGCGAAGAAGTCTTCACGTTGTCGCCCCACTACTATGTAATAGGTATCCGGCTCGACAAGCGGGAGAAATAA
- a CDS encoding endo-1,4-beta-xylanase codes for MHLFRRLILSGAFCCCAPLFAQTGTPTPSLSGAADGLFYIGAAVEPHQLQGPEGELLKGQVNTLTAENAMKMYALWTGDDSAAYRWAAADRIVDFARENGMKVRGHTLIWHNAPAAFFKDENGNDLDSAALYRRTEAYMRAVLTHFDSTVFCWDVVNEAIAERDGEGSIYRQDSPWYRICGADYIAWAFRTAHRIRPDMKLFYNDYSLVYPDKLQRTLTMLRQLLAEGVPIDGVGMQAHWNNAVTAEQIQTAVDSFAMLGLDIHITELDLTIYGNYHDGARQATTATLPYDAETSRRQAEAYARFFEVFRRNSDKISSVTLWGIADNHTWLNNHPVKGRRDYPLLFDTLQQPKVAFFRVIDTLTE; via the coding sequence ATGCACTTATTCCGACGTCTTATTCTCTCGGGTGCGTTCTGTTGCTGCGCCCCGCTCTTCGCACAGACCGGCACCCCGACACCCTCACTCTCCGGCGCCGCCGACGGCCTGTTCTACATAGGCGCGGCCGTCGAGCCCCACCAGCTGCAAGGCCCGGAGGGCGAACTGCTGAAAGGGCAGGTCAATACCCTTACCGCCGAGAACGCCATGAAGATGTATGCCCTGTGGACGGGCGACGACAGTGCCGCCTACCGCTGGGCCGCTGCCGACCGCATCGTCGACTTTGCCCGCGAAAACGGCATGAAAGTGCGGGGACACACCTTGATATGGCACAACGCGCCCGCCGCATTTTTCAAAGACGAGAACGGCAACGACCTCGACTCGGCTGCACTCTACCGCCGCACCGAAGCCTATATGCGCGCCGTACTCACCCACTTCGACAGCACCGTCTTCTGCTGGGACGTCGTGAACGAGGCCATCGCCGAGCGCGACGGCGAAGGGAGCATCTACCGTCAAGACTCGCCGTGGTACCGCATCTGCGGAGCCGATTACATTGCCTGGGCTTTCCGCACGGCCCATCGCATACGCCCCGACATGAAACTCTTCTACAACGATTACAGCCTCGTCTACCCCGACAAGTTGCAACGCACCCTCACCATGCTGCGCCAGCTGCTGGCCGAGGGGGTACCCATCGACGGTGTGGGTATGCAGGCCCACTGGAACAACGCGGTTACCGCCGAACAGATACAGACAGCCGTCGACTCCTTTGCCATGCTGGGACTCGACATACACATCACCGAGCTCGACCTCACCATCTACGGCAACTATCACGACGGCGCCCGCCAGGCGACCACGGCCACCCTCCCCTACGATGCCGAGACAAGCCGACGGCAGGCCGAGGCTTACGCCCGCTTTTTCGAGGTATTCCGCCGCAACAGCGACAAGATTTCGTCGGTTACCCTGTGGGGCATCGCCGACAACCACACCTGGCTCAACAACCACCCCGTAAAGGGGCGCCGCGACTACCCGCTGCTCTTCGATACGCTGCAACAACCCAAGGTGGCATTCTTCCGGGTCATCGACACGCTGACGGAGTAA
- a CDS encoding YeiH family putative sulfate export transporter yields MISEQKAAVSHGILLMALFSFSAFYISEFQWVKDLSLSPLIVGIILGMIYANSLRNYIPETWVPGIKFCTKQILRTGIVLYGFRLTFQQVLAIGLPAIIIDVIVIVITLLLGVVAGRLMKMDEKTSLMVSTGSAICGAAAVLGAEPVVKCAPHKTAIAVSTVVIFGTLSMFLYPILYRTGVFDLSPQEMAIYAGSTLHEVAHVVGAGNAMDPDGALHLADQATITKMIRVMMLAPVLLIMSYIIARVRRARHTDVAADGKSKISVPWFAFGFLLVIALNSLLQSFTFIPAEVMSTGISAINSFDNFLLTMAMTALGAETSIDKFKQAGAKPFYLAGIIYLWLLFGGYALCKYLVPALS; encoded by the coding sequence ATGATTTCGGAACAGAAAGCCGCCGTCTCGCATGGCATACTCCTCATGGCCCTGTTTTCTTTCTCGGCCTTTTACATCAGCGAGTTCCAATGGGTCAAAGACCTGTCGCTCAGCCCGCTCATCGTGGGTATCATCTTAGGTATGATATATGCCAACAGCCTGCGCAACTACATTCCCGAGACCTGGGTTCCCGGCATCAAATTCTGCACCAAACAGATTCTGCGCACGGGTATCGTTCTCTACGGTTTCCGCCTCACCTTCCAACAGGTACTTGCCATCGGACTGCCCGCCATCATCATCGACGTCATCGTCATCGTCATAACCCTGCTTTTGGGCGTGGTGGCCGGCCGGTTGATGAAGATGGACGAGAAGACTTCGCTCATGGTTTCGACCGGAAGCGCCATTTGCGGAGCAGCCGCCGTGCTGGGTGCCGAGCCCGTTGTGAAATGCGCCCCGCACAAGACCGCCATTGCCGTGTCGACGGTGGTCATCTTTGGTACGCTCTCGATGTTCCTCTATCCCATACTCTACCGCACCGGCGTCTTCGACCTCTCGCCGCAGGAGATGGCCATCTATGCCGGTTCGACCCTGCATGAGGTTGCCCATGTGGTAGGCGCCGGCAACGCCATGGACCCCGACGGCGCCCTGCACCTGGCCGACCAAGCCACCATCACCAAAATGATTCGCGTCATGATGCTGGCTCCCGTGCTGCTCATCATGAGCTACATCATAGCCCGTGTGCGCCGCGCCCGCCACACCGACGTTGCCGCCGACGGAAAGAGCAAGATATCGGTTCCCTGGTTCGCCTTCGGATTCCTGCTGGTCATTGCCCTCAACTCGCTGCTGCAATCGTTCACCTTCATACCCGCGGAGGTGATGAGCACCGGCATCAGCGCCATCAACAGCTTCGACAACTTCCTGCTCACCATGGCCATGACCGCCCTCGGTGCCGAGACCAGCATCGACAAGTTCAAACAAGCCGGTGCCAAGCCCTTCTATCTGGCCGGCATCATCTACCTGTGGCTCCTCTTCGGCGGATATGCCCTGTGTAAATACCTTGTGCCGGCCCTGTCCTAA